A stretch of Arachis hypogaea cultivar Tifrunner chromosome 15, arahy.Tifrunner.gnm2.J5K5, whole genome shotgun sequence DNA encodes these proteins:
- the LOC140178925 gene encoding phenylacetaldehyde reductase-like, which translates to MRTHHVTNVFVKSQLVKHVILTSLIAAVTFNGRLLTPKAVVDDTWFFDHELCKESKEKKPYSNKVAKLKAEYEKAMESYNAAEAGGEKGEGEGEHEEG; encoded by the exons ATGAGAACTCATCATGTCACTAATG TGTTTGTGAAATCGCAGTTGGTGAAGCACGTTATTTTAACTTCTTTAATTGCTGCTGTTACATTTAATGGAAGGCTTCTGACTCCTAAAGCAGTAGTTGATGACACCTGGTTTTTCGATCACGAACTTTGTAAGGAGTCGAAG GAGAAGAAGCCTTATTCCAATAAAGTTGCTAAGCTTAAAGCAGAATATGAGAAGGCTATGGAAAGTTATAATGCTGCTGAAGCAGGAGGAGAAaagggagaaggagaaggagagcaTGAAGAGGGCTAA